In one Lasioglossum baleicum chromosome 17, iyLasBale1, whole genome shotgun sequence genomic region, the following are encoded:
- the Lanb2 gene encoding laminin subunit gamma-1 isoform X2 produces MDFLLKVTTIVSLVFSSITISVSSRWDGILPWYSGSTCNCNGYSDRCYFDKELYKTTGHGGHCQDCRANRDGANCERCRENFYQHPEGDYCIPCGCNEIGSRSLQCNSEGKCQCKPGVTGNKCDRCASNYFNFGSYGCTSCECDVTGSLGNAPSCDPVSGTCTCKENVEGKRCRICRPGFFNLAIDNEFGCTPCFCYGHSSVCRPATGYSKLAIESMFVRGAERWTATVAGNTIPLQYDPVTQTISATALDRDNVYFVAPDRFLGDQRASYNQDLSFTLRIGEVGPAATVRDLILEGGNGEQITQPIFGQNSRLPSVASQEYHFKLHEHPKYGWEPRLSSRAFMSILSNLTAIKIRGTYTHQGRGFLDDVKLETAHRGAAGEPADWVEHCQCPHGYVGQFCESCAPGFHHDPPNGGPFALCVPCNCNGHADICEAETGQCICQHNTAGSNCELCRRGYYGHPLKGTSDDCKPCPCPDNGPCILLGNNPDPICSECPSGRTGPRCETCSDGYYGNPEKGIACRPCDCNNNIDLNAVRNCNQETGECLKCVNNTAGFHCEECLPGYYGDALSDRREDGCRLCQCYPPGTVELDDGRIAPCKQLTGQCKCKSHVIGQNCDLCEEGYYHLLSGEGCAPCNCDPEGSYNHTCNPITGQCECRPGVTGQRCDACLPYQYGFSREGCKPCDCDHIGSQDLQCNVNGQCPCLTNVEGRRCDRCKENKYNRQNGCVDCPDCYNLVQDAVNSHRERLAELQNTLRKINSSPTVIKDSDFEKELLTIQDRVKNLLKIAKQGSGSENKTLVEQLDELRDQLNEIGEISQTVDLTSTEVQKTTSEGSMSIGEAEKVLDKIHDQLKEAEDYLAINGTTALNDAKFRAEQVGQQNRQMTAIAQEARGTADSNVNEAMKIHTLAEQARNTTIEAYNLAKKAISKYSNLTEEIRGLENKLELLEHRMNEVKNLTGIAAKKSSVVSQEAIALLTLDLTLPTIDIKELRSQVEDVNMEGLRLKEQAQLLLDRNENLIKEMLDKLMKSEELIEKAQDQQAGTAELLAELDEANEKANDAVKRGDQTLKEAQEMLKKLSEFDAEVQSERVKARNALRDIDHIEALIMDATRQVERAEEILRGSEDSAKYTRETAQRAQTYAEDVSAKANAIRNEANKTKIEAVRLGNEAEKLHLRVDTTDSNMRQYEIRIGQDSDITMEANQKVVQARINVTAASQQVDKALADVAEILKELEVLPEIDDADLNRLEERLVAAENEIAAANLDHRIRALTDAKNSQTQWVKNYEEEVSRLRTEVDNINDIRKVLPSDCHTRVRLEP; encoded by the exons ATGGATTTTCTATTGAAAGTGACAACGATCGTGTCTTTGGTATTCTCGAGCATAACGATCTCCGTTTCTTCGAGGTGGGACGGGATTCTACCGTGGTACTCTGGATCTA CTTGCAACTGTAATGGATACTCGGATAGATGTTACTTCGACAAGGAATTGTACAAGACCACCGGACACGGTGGTCATTGCCAGGATTGCCGAGCAAATCGTGATGGCGCGAATTGCGAACGCTGCCGAgaaaacttttaccaacatccGGAAGGAGACTACTGCATTCCCTGTGGCTGCAACGAAATTG GATCTAGAAGCCTGCAGTGCAACAGCGAAGGAAAGTGCCAGTGCAAACCAGGTGTCACAGGGAACAAATGCGACCGTTGCGCTTCTAATTACTTCAACTTCGGCTCGTACGGTTGTACCTCGTGCGAATGCGATGTAACAGGATCATTGGGGAATGCACCGAGTTGCGACCCTGTCAGCGGCACTTGCACGTGCAAAGAGAACGTTGAAGGAAAACGTTGTCGAAT ATGTCGACCAGGATTCTTCAACCTCGCGATAGACAACGAGTTCGGTTGCACACCGTGCTTCTGTTACGGTCATTCTTCAGTATGCCGACCGGCTACCGGCTATTCCAAACTCGCAATTGAGAGCATGTTCGTACGAGGAGCCGAACGTTGGACAGCGACCGTTGCTGGGAACACTATACCGCTCCAATACGATCCTGTGACACAAACGATATCAGCCACAGCATTGGATCGAGACAACGTCTATTTCGTAGCGCCGGACAGATTCCTCGGCGATCAACGAGCATCCTACAATCAAGATTTATCATTCACTCTAAGAATCGGAGAAGTTGGACCTGCCGCAACGGTTCGGGATTTAATACTCGAAGGAGGAAACGGCGAACAAATCACGCAACCGATCTTCGGACAGAACAGTCGTCTGCCCAGCGTCGCGTCTCAGGAATACCATTTCAAGCTTCACGAGCATCCGAAGTACGGTTGGGAACCGCGTTTGTCCTCTCGAGCATTCATGTCCATTTTGTCGAATCTGACGGCTATAAAAATCCGCGGAACCTACACTCATCAAGGCAGGGGATTTCTGGACGACGTTAAGTTGGAAACCGCTCACCGAGGAGCAGCGGGTGAACCGGCCGATTGGGTGGAGCATTGCCAGTGTCCTCACGGCTACGTCGGCCAGTTTTGCGAGTCATGTGCACCTGGATTCCATCATGATCCGCCGAACGGCGGTCCCTTCGCTCTCTGCGTTCCGTGCAACTGTAACGGCCACGCGGATATCTGCGAGGCCGAGACCGGCCAGTGCATTTGCCAACATAACACGGCGGGCAGTAACTGCGAACTGTGCAGACGCGGATATTACGGCCATCCGTTGAAAGGCACGTCCGACGATTGTAAACCTTGCCCTTGCCCGGACAACGGACCGTGCATATTGCTCGGCAACAACCCCGATCCTATTTGCTCCGAGTGTCCGTCGGGTAGAACAG GACCTAGATGCGAAACATGCTCGGATGGATACTATGGGAATCCTGAGAAAGGTATAGCATGTCGACCTTGCGATTGTAACAATAACATCGATTTGAACGCTGTTCGAAACTGCAATCAAGAAACTGGGGAGTGTTTAAAATGTGTCAACAACACGGCTGGTTTCCACTGCGAAGAGTGTTTGCCAG GATATTATGGAGACGCTCTGTCTGATCGCAGAGAAGACGGATGCAGACTGTGCCAGTGTTATCCACCTGGTACGGTTGAACTTGACGATGGCAGAATAGCGCCTTGTAAACAATTGACAGGCCAATGTAAATGCAAGTCGCACGTAATCGGTCAGAATTGTGACTTGTGCGAAGAAGGATATTATCATCTATTGAGCGGTGAG GGTTGTGCGCCTTGTAATTGCGATCCGGAAGGTTCGTACAATCACACATGCAATCCCATTACCGGTCAATGCGAGTGTAGACCTGGTGTTACCGGTCAACGTTGCGATGCCTGCCTCCCTTATCAATACGGTTTCAGCAGGGAAGGTTGCAAGCCTTGCGACTGCGACCATATTGGTTCTCAGGACTTGCAATGCAACGTTAATGGACAGTGTCCA TGTCTCACAAACGTAGAAGGAAGACGTTGCGACCGTTGCAAGGAGAACAAATACAACAGACAAAATGGCTGCGTCGACTGTCCGGATTGTTATAATCTTGTTCAGGATGCTGTGAACAGTCACAGGGAACGTTTAGCCGAATTGCAAAATACACTCCGAAAGATCAACAGTAGTCCGACCGTCATAAAAGATAGCGACTTCGAGAAGGAGTTGCTAACGATTCAAGACAGAGTTAAAAATCTTTTGAAGATCGCGAAACAAGGATCCGGCA GCGAGAATAAAACCTTGGTGGAGCAATTGGACGAACTACGCGATCAATTGAATGAGATCGGTGAGATTTCTCAAACGGTAGACTTGACTTCTACCGAGGTGCAGAAGACCACTTCCGAAGGATCGATGAGCATCGGCGAAGCGGAGAAAGTACTTGATAAAATCCACGATCAGTTGAAA GAAGCGGAAGATTATTTAGCCATAAATGGAACAACAGCTTTGAACGATGCGAAATTCCGCGCGGAACAAGTTGGTCAACAGAACAGGCAGATGACAGCCATCGCGCAGGAAGCGCGTGGAACTGCTGACTC AAATGTCAACGAAGCCATGAAGATTCATACCTTGGCAGAACAAGCTCGAAATACAACTATAGAAGCTTACAATCTTGCGAAGAAGGCAATATCGAAATATTCTAACCTGAC CGAGGAGATACGAGGATTAGAAAATAAGTTGGAATTGCTGGAACACCGCATGAACGAAGTGAAAAACTTGACCGGCATAGCGGCTAAGAAATCATCCGTTGTTTCGCAGGAGGCGATAGCTTTGTTAACTCTAGATTTGACACTTCCCACGATTGACATTAAAGAATTACGAAGTCAGGTTGAAGATGTGAATATGGAG GGATTGCGGTTGAAAGAACAAGCGCAACTGCTGTTAGATCGCAATGAAAATCTGATAAAGGAAATGTTGGACAAGCTAATGAAAAGCGAGGAGTTGATAGAAAAAGCGCAGGATCAGCAAGCAGGCACCGCTGAACTTCTGGCAGAACTGGACGAGGCTAACGAGAAGGCGAACGATGCAGTGAAACGCGGCGATCAAACTTTGAAAGAAGCTCAAGAAATGTTGAAGAAATTAAGCG AGTTTGACGCCGAAGTACAGAGCGAACGCGTTAAAGCGCGCAATGCCTTGAGAGATATCGACCACATCGAGGCACTAATTATGGATGCTACTCGACAAGTTGAGCGAGCGGAAGAGATACTACGTGGATCCGAAGATAGCGCTAAATATACTCGTGAAACGGCTCAAAGGGCACAG ACGTATGCAGAGGATGTTAGTGCGAAAGCAAACGCTATTAGGAACGAAgcaaataaaactaaaataGAAGCGGTTCGTCTAGGAAACGAGGCTGAAAAATTGCATCTCAGAGTCGATACTACGGATTCAAATATGAGACAGTACGAAATACGAATTGGCCAGGACTCGGACATCACGATGGAG GCAAATCAGAAAGTTGTCCAAGCAAGAATCAACGTAACAGCAGCGTCACAGCAAGTGGACAAAGCTTTAGCCGACGTAGCTGAAATCCTAAAAGAACTCGAAGTTTTGCCAGAAATAG ACGATGCTGATCTGAACCGCCTGGAAGAGCGTCTAGTAGCAGCTGAGAATGAAATCGCAGCGGCGAATTTGGATCACAGAATCCGCGCGTTAACAGACGCGAAGAATTCGCAAACGCAATGGGTGAAGAATTACGAGGAGGAGGTCAGCAGATTAAGAACGGAAGTCGACAATATCAACGACATCAGAAAAGTTCTGCCCAGCGATTGTCACACGCGCGTACGATTAGAACCGTAA
- the Lanb2 gene encoding laminin subunit gamma-1 isoform X1: protein MTRGRHKKMLIVLAISMVAVLADPDPAEEYNRFAHRDEDKCYDDNGRPQRCIPPFENAAFNVPMEATNTCGQERSTEFCKQTGVHKKSCEICRYGDHPALFLTDHDNNDNATWWQSETMFEGIEYPVQVNLTLHLGKTFDITYVRVLFESPRPESWGIYKRRNEDASWEPYQFYSATCRDNYFLPDSKETVRGDDTRVLCTSEYSDISPLTKGTVAFSTLEGRPSAYNFETNAALQEWVQAVDLRITLDRQNTFGDEVFGDDNVLKSYYYAIADVAVGARCACNGHAGQCVNSTSMDGKTRRVCRCEHNTAGPDCNECLPFYNDAPWGRATATDAHECKPCNCNGYSDRCYFDKELYKTTGHGGHCQDCRANRDGANCERCRENFYQHPEGDYCIPCGCNEIGSRSLQCNSEGKCQCKPGVTGNKCDRCASNYFNFGSYGCTSCECDVTGSLGNAPSCDPVSGTCTCKENVEGKRCRICRPGFFNLAIDNEFGCTPCFCYGHSSVCRPATGYSKLAIESMFVRGAERWTATVAGNTIPLQYDPVTQTISATALDRDNVYFVAPDRFLGDQRASYNQDLSFTLRIGEVGPAATVRDLILEGGNGEQITQPIFGQNSRLPSVASQEYHFKLHEHPKYGWEPRLSSRAFMSILSNLTAIKIRGTYTHQGRGFLDDVKLETAHRGAAGEPADWVEHCQCPHGYVGQFCESCAPGFHHDPPNGGPFALCVPCNCNGHADICEAETGQCICQHNTAGSNCELCRRGYYGHPLKGTSDDCKPCPCPDNGPCILLGNNPDPICSECPSGRTGPRCETCSDGYYGNPEKGIACRPCDCNNNIDLNAVRNCNQETGECLKCVNNTAGFHCEECLPGYYGDALSDRREDGCRLCQCYPPGTVELDDGRIAPCKQLTGQCKCKSHVIGQNCDLCEEGYYHLLSGEGCAPCNCDPEGSYNHTCNPITGQCECRPGVTGQRCDACLPYQYGFSREGCKPCDCDHIGSQDLQCNVNGQCPCLTNVEGRRCDRCKENKYNRQNGCVDCPDCYNLVQDAVNSHRERLAELQNTLRKINSSPTVIKDSDFEKELLTIQDRVKNLLKIAKQGSGSENKTLVEQLDELRDQLNEIGEISQTVDLTSTEVQKTTSEGSMSIGEAEKVLDKIHDQLKEAEDYLAINGTTALNDAKFRAEQVGQQNRQMTAIAQEARGTADSNVNEAMKIHTLAEQARNTTIEAYNLAKKAISKYSNLTEEIRGLENKLELLEHRMNEVKNLTGIAAKKSSVVSQEAIALLTLDLTLPTIDIKELRSQVEDVNMEGLRLKEQAQLLLDRNENLIKEMLDKLMKSEELIEKAQDQQAGTAELLAELDEANEKANDAVKRGDQTLKEAQEMLKKLSEFDAEVQSERVKARNALRDIDHIEALIMDATRQVERAEEILRGSEDSAKYTRETAQRAQTYAEDVSAKANAIRNEANKTKIEAVRLGNEAEKLHLRVDTTDSNMRQYEIRIGQDSDITMEANQKVVQARINVTAASQQVDKALADVAEILKELEVLPEIDDADLNRLEERLVAAENEIAAANLDHRIRALTDAKNSQTQWVKNYEEEVSRLRTEVDNINDIRKVLPSDCHTRVRLEP from the exons atgacGCGAGGAAGGCACAAGAAAATGTTAATAGTTCTTGCCATTTCTATGGTGGCAGTACTGGCGGATCCCGATCCTGCAGAAGAATACAATCGATTCGCGCATAGGGACGAAGATAAATGTTACGATGACAACGGAAGGCCACAG AGGTGCATACCAccttttgaaaatgcagcgttCAACGTGCCCATGGAAGCAACGAACACGTGCGGTCAGGAAAGGTCAACCGAATTTTGTAAACAGACTGGCGTGCACAAGAAATCATGCGAGATATGTCGGTACGGCGATCATCCGGCTCTGTTCCTCACCGATCACGATAATAATGACAATGCAACCTGGTGGCAGTCGGAGACCATGTTCGAAGGCATTGAGTATCCGGTTCAAGTGAACCTTACGCTTCATCTGG GAAAAACTTTCGACATAACATATGTCAGAGTACTGTTCGAGTCGCCACGGCCAGAGAGCTGGGGTATTTACAAGAGGAGAAATGAGGATGCGTCGTGGGAGCCTTATCAGTTTTATTCTGCAACTTGCAGGGACAACTATTTTCTACCGGATTCGAAAGAAACTGTTAGGGGCGATGACACGAGAGTGCTTTGCACCTCGGAATATTCGGACATCTCGCCCTTAACGAAGGGCACGGTCGCATTCTCCACCTTAGAGGGTCGACCTTCCGCCTACAACTTTGAAACAAACGCGGCTTTGCAG GAATGGGTTCAAGCGGTCGACTTGAGGATTACTTTGGACAGGCAGAATACGTTCGGCGACGAAGTGTTCGGCGACGATAACGTACTGAAATCCTACTACTATGCTATCGCTGACGTCGCTGTTGGAGCACGTTGCGCCTGCAATGGCCATGCTGGCCAATGTGTAAACAGCACCAGCATGGACGGAAAAACTCGCAGAGTATGTAG ATGCGAGCACAACACTGCCGGGCCAGATTGCAACGAATGCTTACCATTTTACAACGATGCACCTTGGGGACGCGCCACCGCCACAGACGCCCACGAATGCAAAC CTTGCAACTGTAATGGATACTCGGATAGATGTTACTTCGACAAGGAATTGTACAAGACCACCGGACACGGTGGTCATTGCCAGGATTGCCGAGCAAATCGTGATGGCGCGAATTGCGAACGCTGCCGAgaaaacttttaccaacatccGGAAGGAGACTACTGCATTCCCTGTGGCTGCAACGAAATTG GATCTAGAAGCCTGCAGTGCAACAGCGAAGGAAAGTGCCAGTGCAAACCAGGTGTCACAGGGAACAAATGCGACCGTTGCGCTTCTAATTACTTCAACTTCGGCTCGTACGGTTGTACCTCGTGCGAATGCGATGTAACAGGATCATTGGGGAATGCACCGAGTTGCGACCCTGTCAGCGGCACTTGCACGTGCAAAGAGAACGTTGAAGGAAAACGTTGTCGAAT ATGTCGACCAGGATTCTTCAACCTCGCGATAGACAACGAGTTCGGTTGCACACCGTGCTTCTGTTACGGTCATTCTTCAGTATGCCGACCGGCTACCGGCTATTCCAAACTCGCAATTGAGAGCATGTTCGTACGAGGAGCCGAACGTTGGACAGCGACCGTTGCTGGGAACACTATACCGCTCCAATACGATCCTGTGACACAAACGATATCAGCCACAGCATTGGATCGAGACAACGTCTATTTCGTAGCGCCGGACAGATTCCTCGGCGATCAACGAGCATCCTACAATCAAGATTTATCATTCACTCTAAGAATCGGAGAAGTTGGACCTGCCGCAACGGTTCGGGATTTAATACTCGAAGGAGGAAACGGCGAACAAATCACGCAACCGATCTTCGGACAGAACAGTCGTCTGCCCAGCGTCGCGTCTCAGGAATACCATTTCAAGCTTCACGAGCATCCGAAGTACGGTTGGGAACCGCGTTTGTCCTCTCGAGCATTCATGTCCATTTTGTCGAATCTGACGGCTATAAAAATCCGCGGAACCTACACTCATCAAGGCAGGGGATTTCTGGACGACGTTAAGTTGGAAACCGCTCACCGAGGAGCAGCGGGTGAACCGGCCGATTGGGTGGAGCATTGCCAGTGTCCTCACGGCTACGTCGGCCAGTTTTGCGAGTCATGTGCACCTGGATTCCATCATGATCCGCCGAACGGCGGTCCCTTCGCTCTCTGCGTTCCGTGCAACTGTAACGGCCACGCGGATATCTGCGAGGCCGAGACCGGCCAGTGCATTTGCCAACATAACACGGCGGGCAGTAACTGCGAACTGTGCAGACGCGGATATTACGGCCATCCGTTGAAAGGCACGTCCGACGATTGTAAACCTTGCCCTTGCCCGGACAACGGACCGTGCATATTGCTCGGCAACAACCCCGATCCTATTTGCTCCGAGTGTCCGTCGGGTAGAACAG GACCTAGATGCGAAACATGCTCGGATGGATACTATGGGAATCCTGAGAAAGGTATAGCATGTCGACCTTGCGATTGTAACAATAACATCGATTTGAACGCTGTTCGAAACTGCAATCAAGAAACTGGGGAGTGTTTAAAATGTGTCAACAACACGGCTGGTTTCCACTGCGAAGAGTGTTTGCCAG GATATTATGGAGACGCTCTGTCTGATCGCAGAGAAGACGGATGCAGACTGTGCCAGTGTTATCCACCTGGTACGGTTGAACTTGACGATGGCAGAATAGCGCCTTGTAAACAATTGACAGGCCAATGTAAATGCAAGTCGCACGTAATCGGTCAGAATTGTGACTTGTGCGAAGAAGGATATTATCATCTATTGAGCGGTGAG GGTTGTGCGCCTTGTAATTGCGATCCGGAAGGTTCGTACAATCACACATGCAATCCCATTACCGGTCAATGCGAGTGTAGACCTGGTGTTACCGGTCAACGTTGCGATGCCTGCCTCCCTTATCAATACGGTTTCAGCAGGGAAGGTTGCAAGCCTTGCGACTGCGACCATATTGGTTCTCAGGACTTGCAATGCAACGTTAATGGACAGTGTCCA TGTCTCACAAACGTAGAAGGAAGACGTTGCGACCGTTGCAAGGAGAACAAATACAACAGACAAAATGGCTGCGTCGACTGTCCGGATTGTTATAATCTTGTTCAGGATGCTGTGAACAGTCACAGGGAACGTTTAGCCGAATTGCAAAATACACTCCGAAAGATCAACAGTAGTCCGACCGTCATAAAAGATAGCGACTTCGAGAAGGAGTTGCTAACGATTCAAGACAGAGTTAAAAATCTTTTGAAGATCGCGAAACAAGGATCCGGCA GCGAGAATAAAACCTTGGTGGAGCAATTGGACGAACTACGCGATCAATTGAATGAGATCGGTGAGATTTCTCAAACGGTAGACTTGACTTCTACCGAGGTGCAGAAGACCACTTCCGAAGGATCGATGAGCATCGGCGAAGCGGAGAAAGTACTTGATAAAATCCACGATCAGTTGAAA GAAGCGGAAGATTATTTAGCCATAAATGGAACAACAGCTTTGAACGATGCGAAATTCCGCGCGGAACAAGTTGGTCAACAGAACAGGCAGATGACAGCCATCGCGCAGGAAGCGCGTGGAACTGCTGACTC AAATGTCAACGAAGCCATGAAGATTCATACCTTGGCAGAACAAGCTCGAAATACAACTATAGAAGCTTACAATCTTGCGAAGAAGGCAATATCGAAATATTCTAACCTGAC CGAGGAGATACGAGGATTAGAAAATAAGTTGGAATTGCTGGAACACCGCATGAACGAAGTGAAAAACTTGACCGGCATAGCGGCTAAGAAATCATCCGTTGTTTCGCAGGAGGCGATAGCTTTGTTAACTCTAGATTTGACACTTCCCACGATTGACATTAAAGAATTACGAAGTCAGGTTGAAGATGTGAATATGGAG GGATTGCGGTTGAAAGAACAAGCGCAACTGCTGTTAGATCGCAATGAAAATCTGATAAAGGAAATGTTGGACAAGCTAATGAAAAGCGAGGAGTTGATAGAAAAAGCGCAGGATCAGCAAGCAGGCACCGCTGAACTTCTGGCAGAACTGGACGAGGCTAACGAGAAGGCGAACGATGCAGTGAAACGCGGCGATCAAACTTTGAAAGAAGCTCAAGAAATGTTGAAGAAATTAAGCG AGTTTGACGCCGAAGTACAGAGCGAACGCGTTAAAGCGCGCAATGCCTTGAGAGATATCGACCACATCGAGGCACTAATTATGGATGCTACTCGACAAGTTGAGCGAGCGGAAGAGATACTACGTGGATCCGAAGATAGCGCTAAATATACTCGTGAAACGGCTCAAAGGGCACAG ACGTATGCAGAGGATGTTAGTGCGAAAGCAAACGCTATTAGGAACGAAgcaaataaaactaaaataGAAGCGGTTCGTCTAGGAAACGAGGCTGAAAAATTGCATCTCAGAGTCGATACTACGGATTCAAATATGAGACAGTACGAAATACGAATTGGCCAGGACTCGGACATCACGATGGAG GCAAATCAGAAAGTTGTCCAAGCAAGAATCAACGTAACAGCAGCGTCACAGCAAGTGGACAAAGCTTTAGCCGACGTAGCTGAAATCCTAAAAGAACTCGAAGTTTTGCCAGAAATAG ACGATGCTGATCTGAACCGCCTGGAAGAGCGTCTAGTAGCAGCTGAGAATGAAATCGCAGCGGCGAATTTGGATCACAGAATCCGCGCGTTAACAGACGCGAAGAATTCGCAAACGCAATGGGTGAAGAATTACGAGGAGGAGGTCAGCAGATTAAGAACGGAAGTCGACAATATCAACGACATCAGAAAAGTTCTGCCCAGCGATTGTCACACGCGCGTACGATTAGAACCGTAA
- the LOC143217619 gene encoding protein-lysine N-methyltransferase SMYD4-like encodes MYCPTTCTSNCKRTPKRDKNDEFYIRDRKLHALKHTIKREDDFMSHLWNHAQTRKRASYIMDDDIEQSKCAIIAETFKIQGNEQFQARNYSGSIQFYTESAMYAPEHSPQYSVAIANRSAALFFLNRYKDCIKDIDLAIELNCPKKLHYKLHMRKVQCYLKLGNPELAENMISKIRESIDDPNYIAPSMKALCKKQLSGITFNLSCTPDKSKNIVDPLHLRSTLMFDENPNFPHASSSIDRKFNDELGRRVVANRFIRKGEVLFFEKPLSFALENDDVAGRTCQHCCRSTDIPVPCPKCLNTFYCDTNCLNEAWSSCHRWECLANQMGLWEENMPLQSTLKVFLICSTSTDASKFNEMHKLVSNFDEIPIEQMTNQGLIAMMLTLYLFDHTDFFQEHDLNDHFARKCVDNSINSNFHAITDDNKYLYVSSLFLRYIQQLAFNDSLIFKNSIKPADHLSLLCTVKTDIVGRGLYTSASMMNRSCDMNIVMNFVDQYQIIRASRDIAANEEIFFTFGQHYRYTSTEERQKQMSGCYYYTCKCKPCTQSNLKYFVERFTAMNCSKCNGALCKIKNSLFCLDCSDKPKHFEQQRKIKQAERLFKRAETFIAREDFTGALKKLEECLSIRRRTLYKSHKDIVSTLHVLSNIYVTLGKPADAKRCWESMIAAVTERFGPSSVELMGMLLRFAMVGVPFLLQTSKTTASSYKALSTTADEYMEQVMELADLHYGSWSEVYKTYKLDYDALMLGTQ; translated from the exons ATGTATTGTCCGACCACCTGCACATCAAACTGTAAGCGTACCCCGAAAAGGGACaagaacgatgaattttataTTCGCGACCGTAAACTACACGCTTTGAAACATACAATAAAGCGGGAAGATGATTTCATGTCTCATTTATGGAACCATGCACAGACAAG GAAACGTGCGTCGTACATAATGGATGACGATATAGAACAATCGAAGTGTGCAATAATAGCTGAAACGTTCAAGATACAAGGAAACGAACAATTTCAAGCCAGAAACTATTCAGGGAGTATACAGTTTTATACAGAATCTGCTATGTATGCCCCAGAACATAGTCCTCAATATTCAGTGGCTATTGCGAATAGATCTGCTGCTTTATTCTTTTTAAATAGGTACAAG GACTGTATAAAAGATATCGATTTAGCAATTGAGTTAAATTGTCCAAAGAAATTACATTACAAATTACATATGCGTAAAGTGCAATGTTACTTGAAATTGGGTAATCCAGAGTTAGCAGAAAACATGATTTCCAAGATACGTGAATCAATCGATGATCCCAACTACATTGCGCCTTCTATGAAAG CTCTTTGTAAAAAACAACTTTCtggaataacatttaatttatcATGTACACCGGACAAGTCGAAAAATATCGTTGATCCGTTACACTTGAGGTCTACACTGATGTTCGATGAAAATCCTAACTTTCCACACGCATCGTCGAGCATCGATCGAAAATTCAATGACGAACTGGGGAGACGTGTAGTAGCCAATAGATTTATAAGAAAGGGCGAAGTCCTATTTTTCGAAAAACCACTAAGCTTTGCATTGGAGAACGATGATGTAGCAGGTCGTACCTGTCAACACTGTTGTCGGAGCACAGACATTCCTGTACC ATGCCCGAAGTGCTTGAATACTTTTTATTGCGACACAAATTGTTTGAACGAAGCATGGTCTTCGTGCCACCGTTGGGAATGTCTTGCAAATCAAATGGGTCTATGGGAAGAAAATATGCCTTTGCAATCAACACTGAAAGTTTTTCTAATATGTTCAACATCAACGGATGCGAGCAAATTTAATGAAATGCATAAATTGGTATCTAATTTCGATGAAATACCCATAGAACAGATGACAAATCAGGGTCTG ATAGCTATGATGCTCACCTTGTATTTATTTGATCACACTGATTTCTTTCAAGAACACGATCTTAATGATCATTTCGCAAGGAAGTGTGTCGATAACAGTATTAATTCCAACTTTCACGCTATAACAGATGATAACAAATATCTTTACGTGAGCTCTTTATTTCTGCGATATATCCAACAACTTGCTTTCAATGATAGTTTAATTTTTAAGAACAGTATAAAACCAGCGGATCATTTGTCTCTCCTTTGCACTGTTAAAACAGACATTGTAGGTAGAGGACTTTACACGTCTGCGAGTATGATGAATCGTTCTTGTGATATGAACATAGTTATGAA TTTTGTAGATCAGTACCAGATCATTAGAGCATCGAGGGATATCGCCGCGAatgaagaaatattttttacttttg GTCAGCATTACAGGTATACATCAACAGAAGAAAGACAGAAACAGATGTCAGGTTGTTACTATTACACCTGCAAATGTAAACCTTGCACTCAGTCAAATCTGAAATACTTCGTG GAAAGGTTCACTGCCATGAACTGTTCGAAATGCAACGGTGCACTGTGCAAGATCAAGAATTCCTTATTTTGCTTAGACTGCTCCGACAAGCctaaacattttgaacaacaacGTAAAATAAAACAAGCTGAAAGACTCTTTAAGCGAGCTGAAACTTTCATTGCTCGAGAAGATTTTACGGGAGCTCttaaaaaattagaagaatGTTTAAGTATTAGGAGAAGAACGTTATATAAATCTCATAAAGATATTGTCTCTACGTTACATGTTCTATCAAACATATATGTGACACTGG GTAAACCGGCAGATGCTAAAAGATGCTGGGAAAGTATGATTGCTGCAGTTACTGAAAGATTTGGACCTTCTAGTGTCGAGCTCATGGGTATGCTGTTGAGATTCGCAATGGTAGGTGTTCCCTTTCTTCTACAGACGTCGAAAACTACCGCAAGCTCGTACAA agCTCTATCGACAACAGCAGACGAATATATGGAACAAGTAATGGAGTTGGCTGATCTTCATTATGGATCATGGAGTGAGGTCTACAAAACTTACAAACTGGACTACGATGCTCTTATGCTTGGTACACAATGA